The DNA sequence TTGAACTTGAGAAACATCCTTCTCTTGAAGCCATGGTGGTTGATCATGCAGATGAGATTGCCTATACCTCTCATGATATTGATGATGGAGTAAAGTATGGTCTAATTAGTTTTGATGACCTTCTTGAAGTTCCTCTTTGTTTGCATGTAGACAAGAATGTACAGGATGAGGGTATTGGACGAGGAGAATCTCTCTACCGGCATCGATTTGTGGCTGAACTTATTAAGCTGTTGGTAGAGGATTTTATTGAATACTCTAAAGAGGGTGCACAGAAATATAGACAGACAGAGCCTATTGTTGGAACAATAGATGCCTCTTTGCCTTTGCCAGTTGGTTTTTCCAAAGAGATGGCAACACAACTGAAAATATTAAAAAAACTACTTCTCAAAAATCTCTATAGGCATGAAAAGATTGCACAGAAAATGTATGCAGGGAAGCAGTGCATTATCGGGCTCTATAAAGCATTTAGCGAAGACAATAATCTATTGCCTTCACATCAAAAAGTATTAATGGAGATACGCCCCAAACATCGCGTTATTGCTGACCACATAGCAATGATGACAGATCGTTATGCAATGAAGACCTATCATGAATTATATGGATTAGGATTATAATAGTAAGTTTCAGATATAATGCGCGAAAATTACTACTACGTTAAAGCTCCTTTGTAAAATACTTTAACACCCAAATTAGGAATAATCATGCAGAAAATTAAGAATATTGCTGTCATTGCACACGTTGATCATGGAAAGACAACATTGGTTGATCAGTTGCTTCAACAATCAGGAACTTTCGCTGCACATCAGCAAGTGGAAGAGAGAGCAATGGATAGTAATGATATTGAGAAAGAAAGAGGAATTACTATCCTTTCAAAAAATACAGCCATTACTTATGGTGATCACAAGATTAATATTATCGATACTCCAGGTCATGCCGATTTTGGTGGAGAGGTTGAGCGTGTTCTTAAGA is a window from the Sulfurovum sp. genome containing:
- a CDS encoding deoxyguanosinetriphosphate triphosphohydrolase, with amino-acid sequence MQPCSRFHTFKEDFRDPFSRDRDRVIHCSSFRRLEYKTQVFLNHEGDYFRTRLTHSLEVSQIARTLSQILKLNETLAEVIALSHDLGHTPFGHIGGDELDRLLKSDGHKMGFEHNFQSFRVLIKLEKRYKNFDGLNLTFATLEGVLKHSYPYKKPFLHSLNTYFELEKHPSLEAMVVDHADEIAYTSHDIDDGVKYGLISFDDLLEVPLCLHVDKNVQDEGIGRGESLYRHRFVAELIKLLVEDFIEYSKEGAQKYRQTEPIVGTIDASLPLPVGFSKEMATQLKILKKLLLKNLYRHEKIAQKMYAGKQCIIGLYKAFSEDNNLLPSHQKVLMEIRPKHRVIADHIAMMTDRYAMKTYHELYGLGL